Proteins encoded by one window of Dryocola sp. LX212:
- the lrhA gene encoding transcriptional regulator LrhA, which yields MINANRPILNLDLDLLRTFVAVADLNTFAAAAAAVRRTQSAVSQQMQRLEQLVGKELFARHGRNKLLTEHGIQLLGYARKILRFNDEACSSLMFSNLQGVLTIGASDETADTILPFLLNRVSSVYPKLALDVRVKRNPFMIEMLNQQEVDLVVTTSRPAHFDSIVLRTSPTLWYCAADYVFQKGEAVPLVLLDDPSPYRDMMLEHLNAERIPWRISYVASTLAAVRAAVKAGLGITARPVEMMSPELRVLGATDGLPAMPDTRYLLCRDPNTNNEMAQAIFSAMETSPNPYHYPASPEEGSDPLLVERDTE from the coding sequence ATGATTAACGCAAATCGTCCGATCCTTAATCTCGACCTCGATCTGTTGAGGACTTTTGTTGCGGTTGCCGATCTGAACACCTTTGCGGCCGCTGCCGCAGCAGTACGCCGCACGCAGTCCGCCGTCAGCCAGCAGATGCAGCGCCTTGAGCAACTGGTAGGAAAAGAACTCTTTGCGCGTCATGGGCGTAACAAACTTTTGACGGAGCACGGTATTCAGCTGCTGGGCTATGCGCGGAAAATTCTTCGTTTTAACGATGAAGCCTGTTCGTCTTTAATGTTCAGTAATCTGCAGGGCGTGCTAACAATCGGCGCATCAGACGAAACCGCAGACACGATTTTACCTTTCCTGCTTAATCGGGTGAGTTCGGTCTATCCGAAGCTGGCGCTGGATGTGCGTGTCAAGCGTAACCCCTTTATGATTGAAATGCTGAACCAGCAGGAAGTTGATTTAGTCGTCACAACTTCCAGGCCTGCGCATTTTGACTCAATCGTGCTGCGCACCTCGCCTACATTATGGTACTGCGCGGCGGATTACGTTTTCCAGAAAGGGGAGGCCGTACCTCTGGTGCTGCTGGACGACCCAAGTCCCTATCGCGACATGATGCTTGAACATCTTAACGCTGAACGCATTCCGTGGCGGATATCTTATGTCGCTTCCACGCTTGCCGCCGTAAGAGCGGCTGTTAAAGCTGGTCTGGGGATCACCGCGCGGCCGGTGGAGATGATGAGCCCTGAACTTCGCGTGCTGGGTGCTACAGATGGTCTGCCTGCGATGCCCGATACCCGCTATCTGCTTTGTCGCGATCCGAACACCAACAACGAGATGGCGCAGGCAATCTTCAGCGCGATGGAAACCAGCCCGAACCCCTATCATTATCCAGCTAGTCCGGAAGAGGGCAGCGATCCGCTGCTGGTTGAGCGCGATACTGAATAG